AACACATCGCTACCGTCAGAATAAACACGGGTAAACGATTGGGATAACTGTACATAATCTTCTATTTGCAGATTACGTATCTGCACTTTATTAATTTTTATCGGATGCTGTTCCATAACAATACGTGTTTTTATATAAAAACTATGCAAAGGTACTGTTTATCTTTATACATTATCATTGCAAAATAAAAAATGCATTATACTTAATTTTAATACATGCTTCAGAAATGGCTACAGTGCTTTACCATCACATAATTTTCATACAGACTCTTGCGCCATTTAATTTGCGACTTCCGAAAATTATCGTACATTTGCAGCGACTAACATTTTATACCCACAGAAGCAGTGAACCTGCTTCAACTCCAGTAGCAGGCATTTTTATGCCTGTTGCTGCCGTAGATACGCGGTTTCGTACCCCCGTGGGGAACGTTAATGCGTCCCCAGCTTCTGTGGAGTGTTAGTCAACGGGAAAGGCGGAACCGTTTTTTTATTCCCGCCTATCTTAAAACCGTTGTATCATGCATGAAGAACAAAACAATGCACCTGTAAAAACCGTTCGAAGCAATCGGCAGGAAGCTAATTTTCCTAATCTGGAAGAAAAAGAAAACCTAAAACAGTTTTATTTAACCCAATCACGACGACTATGCCCTACTGTATCAGTCGATCGTTCGGAATTACAACGTTTGGGAGCGTTACACCACAAAATCAAACATTTTATTAAAGCGTTGACCAACCTCGACCGTTCATGGGAAAATAGGATGCCGGAGATGCAAAAGGCTTGCCTGCATTTCTTTACTTTACAAAATTCACCTCGGACAGAGTGCCAAAAGATTTTTGAAGAATGGGCACAATGGTCGAACTTCCTGATATCAGCCTCTTGCTATCGTGGTTTTGTCAGTCAGATGTTGCAGGATTATCAACGTCAATTACGTGACTTGGAAAAGCTCTTGGGCGGCAAACCTTCCGAAACTTTGGAGAATGTATCAGACCGTTAAGTCATACAGATAGATATTGCATCGAACTGACGTTAAAAGTAGTTCGTTTTTGCACAGTTTTGAATCCATTACCACTAATGATTTCATTCGTTACTTTTAGGTAATTGCTTCCCTATTAATATCTATTTCATAGCCTAATGAATTTTCGTTTGACAGTTGTCGAACGAACGCTTAACTTAAGTTGAACTATCGCTTGACAGTTGTCAAACGAAAACTCATTAGGCAATCAAAAAAATAATATAGGCAAGAAGAAAAAATAAAAGTAGCATAGTAGCGAGATATAATTAATATAGCATAGTTTATTCATTCTCGCACCGTTACGAATCTATTCTTAGGAGATAGAGTCCCCCTAAACCACATCCCCTGAATTTACAACTGTTCCCCAAAGCTTCAAATAAAAACAATTATGACACCATACCATTGGTACGATGTCATAATCTTAATAGAACCATGCCAAGAGACCAAAGTCATAATGACATGATGAATTTACACTAACCTAATTTATTTATTTTTCTTCCAAAGCTTGCTCATATCTTCCAATGTCTTGCCTTTCGTTTCAGGTACCCAACGCCAAACAAAGATAGCAGCAGCCACGCAGATAATACCATATAAACTATATGCAAACATCGGACTGAAGTCGTACAGTGCAGGGAAAGTAGAAGATACAATGTAATTGAATATCCATTGGAATGCTACAGCGATTGCCACCGCTTTACCACGGATCGTGTTCGGGAATATTTCCGAGATCAACACCCAGCAAATCGGCCCCCAAGACATCATAAAGAATGCTGCATACACAATTACTGAAAGTACCGGAAGAATACCCTTTATTGCCATGCTATCACACATTGCTACCGCAAATGCACCTACAGCCATACCAATAGAACCGATTATCAATAGTGGCTTACGTCCGAAGCGGTCTACAGTGAAGATTGCAACTAATGTAAAGACAATGTTTACAATACCCATAATAACTGTTTGCATCATGCCACCTCCTTCTGCACCTGCATTTTCGAAAATACGAGGAGCATAATAAAGTACCGCATTAATACCGATAGCCTGTTGGAATACAGAAAGCAAAATACCGATCACAATTACTGCCACTCCATAAGTAAAGATTTTCTCTGTCTTTTCATGAGCAGTAGCTTTAATATCATTAAGAATTTCCTGCGCTTTTGTCTTACCATTGATCTTTTCAAGGATCGAATAAGCCTTTTCATCCTGCTGTATCAATACAAGATAACGAGGAGTCTTCGGAACAAAGAACAACAACAGGCCAAAGAAAGCGGCAGGGAAAGCTTCCGAACCGAACATGTAACGCCATCCTTCATAAACAGTCCACATATCAGATTCAGCACTAACAGACAGTATACCGGCCGCATCTTTCAGAATAATAGGATTTTGATGTCCGCCCATAATCAAGAAATTCACAAAGTATACTACCAACATACCGAAGATGATAGCAAACTGGTTACATGATACAAGCGTTCCACGAATATTGGAAGGGGCTATTTCAGCAATATACATCGGACAGACTGCAGAAGCCAGTCCAACACCGATACCGCCCAAAACACGATACAAATTAAAAGCAATCAGCAAATCCATATTCGGCTTTCCATATTCGAAAAATAGGACTTCAGGATAATAGGAACCTAATGCTGAAAGGAAAAAGAGTACGGCAGCAAGCCTTAGAGAATTACGACGTCCCAAACGGGAAGCAAATATACCGGAGATCGCACCACCCAGTACACAGCCAATCAATGCACTGGAAGAAGTGATTCCATGCATTACTTTATTGTATTGAAAATCAGAGGCCGAAAGGAAAAAAGCCTCCAAACCTTTCTCTGCACCGGAAATAACTGCTGTATCGTATCCGAAAAGCAGTCCTCCCAGAATGGCGACAGAGGTTATCGAATATAGGTAGAGTTTACTACCTTCGTTCGTTGTATTAATCATGGTTATAAGTAGATAAAGTAGTGTTGTAGTAGTTGGATATATATCACCACAGACTTCACGGATTGACATAGATAAAATTCAAAATAAAAGAGAAGAAAATCAATCTGTGAGAATCCGTGTAATCTGTGGTGGATTTAATTAGCAATACATATTCAGAATTGCTTCATAAAGCTCTTGTTTACCGCTAGTCTGCTTCGGTTCACCGTTTGCTTTAGCATAAGCAACTACATCTTCCAAAGTCAACTTGCCATCTTCAAACTCCTTACCTTTACCGCCATCAAATGAAGCGTAACGGTCAGCCAGCATTTTCTTATACGGAGATTCGTTCAGCAGAGCAGCTGCACTTTCCAATGCACGAGCCATAGCATCCATACCTGCGATGTGAGCGATGAAGATATCTTCCAGGTCAGTAGAGTTACGACGAGTCTTAGCGTCGAAGTTTGTTCCACCGTTACCCAAGCCACCGTTGCGGATAATTTGCATCATAGCTTGTGTCAGTTCGTAGTTATCAATCGGGAATTGGTCTGTATCCCAACCATTCTGATAATCACCACGGTTAGCGTCGATAGAACCCAACATGCCGTTGTCTACTGCTACTGCCAATTCGTGTTCGAAAGTGTGACCAGCCAAAGTTGCGTGGTTTACTTCAATGTTCACTTTGAAATCTTTATCCAATCCATGAGCTTTCAAGAAGCC
The Bacteroides luhongzhouii DNA segment above includes these coding regions:
- the xylE gene encoding D-xylose transporter XylE, yielding MINTTNEGSKLYLYSITSVAILGGLLFGYDTAVISGAEKGLEAFFLSASDFQYNKVMHGITSSSALIGCVLGGAISGIFASRLGRRNSLRLAAVLFFLSALGSYYPEVLFFEYGKPNMDLLIAFNLYRVLGGIGVGLASAVCPMYIAEIAPSNIRGTLVSCNQFAIIFGMLVVYFVNFLIMGGHQNPIILKDAAGILSVSAESDMWTVYEGWRYMFGSEAFPAAFFGLLLFFVPKTPRYLVLIQQDEKAYSILEKINGKTKAQEILNDIKATAHEKTEKIFTYGVAVIVIGILLSVFQQAIGINAVLYYAPRIFENAGAEGGGMMQTVIMGIVNIVFTLVAIFTVDRFGRKPLLIIGSIGMAVGAFAVAMCDSMAIKGILPVLSVIVYAAFFMMSWGPICWVLISEIFPNTIRGKAVAIAVAFQWIFNYIVSSTFPALYDFSPMFAYSLYGIICVAAAIFVWRWVPETKGKTLEDMSKLWKKNK